The Geothrix sp. genome window below encodes:
- a CDS encoding (2Fe-2S)-binding protein, whose product MPSYQLTVNGRIRTVDAEADTPLLWILRDTLGLTGTKFGCGQGVCGSCTVHLDGQAVKSCQTSLKEAAGHAVTTVEGLSKDGSHPVQQAWIAEDVAQCGYCQPGMIMTAAALLKRQAHPTDGDIDEAFADHVCRCGTYPRIRKAVKRAAGGVK is encoded by the coding sequence ATGCCTTCCTATCAGCTCACCGTGAACGGCCGCATCCGCACCGTGGATGCCGAGGCCGACACGCCCCTCTTATGGATCCTGCGCGACACCCTCGGGCTCACGGGCACCAAGTTCGGATGCGGCCAGGGTGTCTGCGGATCCTGCACCGTCCACCTCGATGGGCAGGCCGTGAAGTCCTGCCAGACGAGCCTCAAGGAGGCCGCCGGGCACGCCGTCACCACCGTGGAGGGCCTGTCGAAGGATGGCTCCCACCCGGTGCAGCAGGCCTGGATCGCCGAGGATGTGGCCCAGTGCGGCTACTGCCAGCCCGGCATGATCATGACCGCCGCGGCACTGCTCAAGCGCCAGGCCCATCCCACGGACGGCGACATCGACGAGGCCTTCGCCGATCATGTCTGCCGCTGCGGCACCTATCCGCGCATCCGAAAAGCCGTGAAGCGCGCCGCCGGAGGTGTGAAATGA
- a CDS encoding molybdopterin cofactor-binding domain-containing protein: MTSRRDFLKVTGATGAGLVLGLHLDAKPGPGEPARTAFHPNAFLAIRPDGTAQITVPKVEMGQGVRTALPLALAEELDLDWSKIEVVNAQPGPDFKGMQTGGSTSVSTTWDALRKVGAAAREMLKAAAAAQWNVGVGQCRTEKGFVLGPGGKNLGYGALVADAAKLPVPKNPLLKKPSDFRLVGQRTPRFDGPAIVTGKAIFGLDVRRPGQRFAAVLRCPVFGGKPKAWDAAKAKAVRGVKAVVEVPTGLAVVAESTWAAFKGREALAATTTWDEGPARTFSSADLERRSRAALTGPADEVRREGDVEKALAASARVLEADYSFPYQAHATVEPMNATAVMHADSAEMWVGSQSANRAQERAAAAVGLKTEQMKVTVPLIGGGFGRRLGTDFSTEAVQVAKAMGGGPVQVVWDREDDFRHDLFHPATLHRLRAGLDASGALTAWAHRIAGPAVMRSWTGGQKVPAQAAVEANGALDTPYAVPAIAVDFAEVEVPTPLGWWRGIQIVPNVFARECFLDEVAHALGRDPLKLRLDLLGDRGLVKFGREEADIRRLRKVLEVVAAQAGWGRKLPVGHGLGLACHAYDGRTYAAQVAEVSVTKGRLRIHKVTCAVDCGLVVNPAGLEAQIEGGIAFGLSALFTAVTFDKGQAQQTAFQDFPLLRLEDMPAVETHVVPSVEAPSGMGEPPVPIAIPAVLNAVFSATGKRIRKVPLEGGRI; encoded by the coding sequence ATGACCAGCCGCCGCGACTTCCTGAAAGTGACCGGCGCCACCGGCGCAGGCCTGGTGCTGGGCCTGCACCTGGACGCCAAGCCCGGCCCGGGCGAACCCGCCAGGACCGCCTTCCACCCCAATGCCTTCCTAGCCATCAGGCCCGACGGCACGGCGCAGATCACCGTGCCGAAGGTGGAGATGGGCCAGGGCGTGCGCACGGCCCTGCCCCTGGCCCTGGCCGAGGAACTCGACCTCGACTGGTCGAAGATCGAAGTGGTGAACGCCCAGCCGGGTCCCGATTTCAAGGGCATGCAGACCGGCGGCAGCACCAGCGTGAGCACCACCTGGGATGCCCTCCGCAAGGTCGGGGCCGCCGCCCGGGAGATGCTGAAGGCCGCCGCCGCCGCCCAATGGAATGTGGGCGTGGGGCAGTGCCGGACCGAGAAGGGCTTCGTGCTGGGCCCGGGCGGGAAGAATCTGGGCTACGGCGCCCTCGTGGCGGACGCCGCCAAGCTGCCCGTCCCCAAGAATCCCCTGCTCAAGAAGCCTTCGGACTTTCGGCTGGTGGGCCAGCGGACCCCCCGGTTCGACGGTCCCGCCATCGTCACGGGCAAGGCCATCTTCGGGCTCGATGTGCGACGGCCCGGCCAACGCTTCGCCGCCGTCCTGCGCTGCCCCGTGTTCGGCGGGAAGCCCAAGGCCTGGGATGCGGCCAAGGCCAAGGCCGTGCGCGGCGTGAAGGCCGTGGTCGAAGTCCCCACGGGCCTGGCGGTCGTGGCCGAGAGCACCTGGGCGGCCTTCAAGGGGCGCGAGGCCCTCGCCGCCACCACCACCTGGGACGAGGGTCCGGCCCGTACCTTCAGCTCCGCCGATCTGGAGCGGCGCTCCCGGGCAGCGCTCACGGGCCCCGCCGACGAGGTCCGGCGCGAGGGGGATGTGGAGAAGGCCCTGGCGGCCTCGGCCCGGGTGCTGGAGGCGGATTACAGCTTCCCCTACCAGGCCCATGCCACCGTCGAACCCATGAACGCGACTGCGGTGATGCATGCGGACAGCGCCGAGATGTGGGTGGGGAGCCAGTCCGCGAACCGCGCCCAGGAGCGGGCCGCGGCGGCCGTCGGCCTCAAGACCGAGCAGATGAAGGTGACTGTGCCCCTCATTGGCGGGGGCTTCGGCCGCCGCCTCGGCACGGACTTCAGCACCGAGGCCGTCCAGGTGGCCAAGGCCATGGGCGGCGGCCCCGTGCAGGTGGTGTGGGACCGGGAGGACGATTTCCGCCACGACCTCTTCCACCCCGCCACCCTCCACCGCCTAAGGGCGGGCCTCGACGCCTCCGGCGCCCTCACCGCCTGGGCCCATCGCATCGCCGGCCCAGCCGTCATGAGGTCCTGGACCGGAGGCCAGAAAGTCCCGGCCCAGGCCGCCGTGGAGGCCAACGGCGCTTTGGACACGCCCTATGCCGTTCCCGCCATCGCGGTGGATTTCGCCGAGGTGGAAGTCCCCACGCCCCTGGGCTGGTGGCGCGGCATCCAGATCGTGCCCAATGTCTTCGCCCGGGAGTGCTTCCTCGATGAAGTGGCCCATGCCCTCGGCCGGGATCCCCTCAAGCTCCGCCTCGACCTGCTCGGTGACCGCGGCCTGGTCAAGTTCGGCCGCGAAGAGGCCGACATCCGACGCCTCCGGAAGGTGCTGGAGGTGGTCGCCGCCCAGGCGGGCTGGGGCCGGAAACTGCCGGTCGGCCATGGCCTTGGTCTCGCCTGCCATGCCTATGATGGCCGCACCTATGCCGCCCAGGTGGCCGAGGTGTCGGTGACGAAGGGGCGGCTCCGCATCCACAAGGTCACCTGCGCCGTGGACTGCGGGCTCGTGGTGAATCCGGCGGGCCTCGAAGCGCAGATTGAAGGCGGCATCGCCTTCGGCCTGTCGGCCCTGTTCACGGCCGTCACCTTCGACAAGGGCCAGGCCCAGCAGACGGCCTTCCAGGACTTCCCCCTGCTGCGGCTCGAGGACATGCCTGCCGTGGAGACCCATGTGGTGCCCAGCGTCGAAGCCCCCTCCGGCATGGGCGAACCACCGGTGCCCATCGCCATTCCCGCGGTGCTGAACGCCGTCTTCTCGGCCACGGGAAAGCGGATCCGGAAGGTGCCTTTGGAGGGTGGCCGAATCTAG
- the fliQ gene encoding flagellar biosynthesis protein FliQ: MNELLIAQIGKDALRTALLVAGPALVVSLVVGLLISVFQVVTSLQDQTIAFVPKVVAVMVVVAISFPWMLQVMLQFTTRMFTEFNGVVRQLN; the protein is encoded by the coding sequence ATGAACGAGCTTCTGATCGCCCAGATCGGGAAGGATGCCCTCCGCACGGCGCTGCTGGTGGCGGGACCCGCCCTGGTGGTGTCACTGGTGGTCGGCCTGCTGATCTCGGTGTTCCAGGTGGTGACCAGCCTCCAGGACCAGACCATCGCCTTCGTGCCCAAGGTCGTGGCCGTGATGGTGGTGGTGGCCATCAGCTTCCCCTGGATGCTCCAGGTCATGCTGCAGTTCACCACCCGCATGTTCACGGAGTTCAACGGTGTCGTACGGCAGTTGAACTGA
- a CDS encoding TIGR03936 family radical SAM-associated protein, producing MGDLGHPSFIPAEAKARQARLAAALAAMARGGESREPAPLQALRQILFVGMAEDPGVVVEAVAAADLTEEALDLLRSARRDGADPAIVKTVAARLEPLAARAQVKREAGWQLDTQRTAVRAAYAKEGPALDFDDGDLHALFLQAFRLEGFRLALDLGKRPRPMLRVALPLPAGAGGLSEWIELSLRKESAEPVEALQARLNARLPEGLRIHGWEPHAPYASPLAELATAAHWCWTCPRERAEGARARSTAFLAASEWIWEKGGKVEGRKQAKQLDLRPLVTELRWEGDTLYGTTSLVGAEATNPLKILAAILGLEPSDLHGLLRRSLSFRADPRLAQAERFEPKLKNMYEDAVLLAGGSNITLVDDDDDEPIHLGGPD from the coding sequence GTGGGCGACCTTGGGCATCCTTCCTTCATCCCCGCCGAGGCGAAGGCCCGGCAGGCCCGGCTTGCCGCAGCCCTGGCGGCCATGGCGCGTGGCGGTGAGAGCCGCGAACCGGCGCCACTCCAGGCTCTACGGCAGATCCTGTTCGTCGGGATGGCGGAAGACCCGGGGGTGGTCGTCGAGGCGGTGGCCGCGGCGGACCTTACGGAAGAGGCCCTGGATCTGCTGCGATCCGCACGGCGGGACGGCGCCGACCCGGCCATCGTCAAAACCGTCGCCGCCCGGCTCGAACCCTTGGCGGCCAGAGCCCAGGTCAAGCGCGAGGCCGGGTGGCAACTGGATACCCAGCGCACCGCCGTCCGCGCGGCGTACGCCAAGGAGGGCCCGGCGCTGGATTTCGACGATGGGGACCTGCACGCCCTCTTCCTGCAGGCCTTCCGCCTGGAGGGTTTCCGCTTGGCCCTGGACCTGGGCAAGCGCCCGCGGCCCATGCTGCGCGTGGCGCTCCCGCTGCCGGCTGGAGCCGGCGGGCTATCGGAATGGATCGAACTCTCGCTCCGGAAGGAGTCCGCAGAGCCCGTCGAAGCCCTGCAGGCGCGGTTGAACGCGCGGCTTCCCGAAGGCCTGCGCATCCATGGATGGGAACCGCACGCACCCTACGCCTCGCCGTTGGCGGAGCTGGCCACGGCCGCCCACTGGTGCTGGACCTGTCCAAGGGAGCGGGCGGAGGGCGCCCGGGCCCGGTCGACGGCCTTCCTCGCCGCCTCCGAATGGATCTGGGAGAAGGGCGGGAAGGTCGAGGGACGGAAACAGGCCAAGCAGCTGGACCTGCGGCCCCTCGTGACGGAACTCCGATGGGAGGGCGACACCCTGTACGGCACGACGAGCCTGGTCGGTGCCGAAGCCACGAATCCCTTGAAGATCCTGGCGGCGATCCTGGGCTTGGAGCCCTCGGATCTGCACGGCCTTCTGCGGCGTTCCCTGTCATTCCGGGCGGACCCGCGGCTGGCCCAGGCAGAGCGCTTCGAGCCGAAGCTGAAGAACATGTACGAAGACGCGGTGCTGCTGGCCGGCGGCTCCAACATCACGCTGGTGGATGATGACGATGACGAGCCGATCCACCTGGGCGGCCCTGACTAG
- a CDS encoding peptidylprolyl isomerase, giving the protein MRPLIALLLSMAALALSAGPKPQVKLDTSMGVIVMELEPEAAPKTVDNFLKYVKKGQYKGTIFHRVIPGFMIQGGGYVDYLGKKRTDASIPNEADRALAAGLKNKRGTVAMARTPDPHSAAAEFFINVVDNPTLDFKGKTNDKTWGYCVFGRVIKGMDVVDRIKAVKTSNKRSDFLNLPVKTVLIKDAVQIQ; this is encoded by the coding sequence ATGCGCCCCCTGATCGCCCTCCTCTTGTCGATGGCCGCGCTGGCCTTGAGTGCCGGCCCCAAGCCCCAGGTGAAGCTGGATACCTCCATGGGCGTGATCGTCATGGAACTCGAGCCCGAAGCCGCGCCGAAGACGGTGGACAATTTCCTGAAGTATGTGAAGAAGGGCCAGTACAAAGGCACCATCTTCCACCGCGTCATTCCGGGGTTCATGATCCAGGGCGGCGGCTATGTGGATTACCTGGGGAAGAAGCGCACGGACGCCTCCATCCCCAATGAGGCCGACCGCGCCTTGGCGGCGGGCCTGAAGAACAAGCGCGGGACGGTGGCCATGGCCCGGACGCCGGACCCCCACAGCGCGGCCGCGGAGTTCTTCATCAATGTGGTGGACAACCCCACCTTGGATTTCAAGGGCAAGACCAATGACAAGACCTGGGGCTACTGCGTGTTCGGCCGGGTCATCAAGGGCATGGATGTGGTCGACCGCATCAAGGCCGTGAAGACGAGCAACAAGCGCAGCGATTTCCTGAACCTGCCGGTGAAGACCGTGCTCATCAAGGACGCGGTTCAGATCCAATGA
- the fliR gene encoding flagellar biosynthetic protein FliR: MTPTLSSSAIWAFTGAKAVLWMLVLTRITGLLAAFPMLGSEQMPLQIRAALGALLATVILPVIPVPAAVPAGLPELLGLMASELAVGLLLGTVVAWILEAVAFAGTLMDTQMGFSFVQFIDPSSSQSTSVSGSLMMQTATLLVFVTGLHHQMIVALVDSYRVAPLGQGVPLQVMGLVSLLGQLLAKGFQLAFPVLAVLFLLDLVLGICGKFMPQLQLLQLSFPLKIALGMVILGLLLRELGPWLVPLFETAPRLALKLLGG; this comes from the coding sequence ATGACGCCGACCCTCTCCAGTTCCGCCATCTGGGCCTTCACGGGTGCCAAGGCGGTGCTCTGGATGCTGGTGCTCACGCGCATCACGGGGCTGCTGGCGGCCTTTCCCATGCTCGGCTCCGAGCAGATGCCCCTCCAGATCCGTGCGGCCCTGGGCGCGCTGCTGGCCACGGTGATCCTTCCCGTGATCCCCGTTCCGGCCGCGGTGCCGGCCGGCCTGCCGGAACTGCTGGGCCTCATGGCCTCAGAGCTGGCCGTCGGCCTGCTGCTGGGCACCGTGGTGGCCTGGATCCTCGAGGCTGTGGCCTTTGCAGGCACCCTCATGGACACTCAGATGGGCTTCTCCTTCGTGCAGTTCATCGATCCTTCCAGCTCCCAGAGCACCTCCGTGTCCGGGTCGCTGATGATGCAGACGGCGACGCTGCTGGTGTTCGTGACGGGCCTGCACCATCAGATGATCGTGGCCCTGGTGGACAGCTACCGCGTGGCGCCCCTGGGGCAGGGCGTGCCGCTGCAGGTGATGGGCCTGGTTTCGCTCCTGGGGCAGCTGCTGGCCAAGGGGTTCCAGCTGGCCTTCCCGGTGCTGGCCGTACTCTTCCTCCTGGATCTGGTCCTGGGCATCTGCGGCAAGTTCATGCCCCAGCTCCAGCTGCTCCAGCTGAGTTTCCCCCTGAAGATCGCCCTGGGCATGGTCATTCTCGGGCTCCTGCTCCGGGAGCTGGGCCCCTGGCTGGTGCCGCTGTTCGAGACGGCGCCGCGCCTGGCCCTGAAGCTGCTGGGGGGCTGA
- a CDS encoding response regulator yields MTPRPIVPPHLPPPRLLLVDDDPVPRETLSTLLMGEGFQVVTAATGEEADRLLRSAKPPFELVITDLVMPGMSGMDVLRAALNTNPSCTVLVLTGFGSVREATEAMELGAFDFVTKPMQIDQFRNTLRRLMERRDMAHERDELREKVKALTERAERLETTLGRMEILANQIAPGGGAAEKPDALVDLERLAALKAKGLLTDEEFDQGKKNLLARWLA; encoded by the coding sequence GTGACCCCTCGTCCCATCGTTCCGCCCCATCTGCCGCCCCCCAGACTGCTGCTGGTGGACGACGATCCCGTGCCCCGGGAGACGCTGTCCACGCTGCTGATGGGTGAGGGCTTCCAGGTGGTGACCGCGGCGACGGGAGAGGAGGCCGACCGGTTGTTGCGGTCAGCCAAGCCCCCCTTCGAGCTGGTGATCACGGATCTGGTGATGCCGGGCATGTCGGGGATGGATGTGCTCCGGGCCGCCCTGAACACCAACCCGAGCTGCACGGTCCTGGTCCTGACGGGCTTCGGCAGCGTGCGGGAGGCGACGGAGGCCATGGAGCTGGGCGCCTTCGACTTCGTCACCAAGCCCATGCAGATTGACCAGTTCCGAAACACCCTCCGGCGTCTCATGGAGCGCCGGGACATGGCCCATGAACGCGACGAGCTGCGGGAGAAGGTGAAGGCCCTGACCGAGCGGGCCGAACGCCTGGAAACCACCCTGGGGCGCATGGAGATCCTGGCCAACCAGATCGCCCCCGGGGGGGGAGCGGCCGAGAAGCCGGACGCCCTGGTGGACCTCGAGCGGCTCGCCGCGCTGAAGGCCAAGGGCCTGCTCACGGATGAGGAGTTCGACCAGGGCAAGAAGAACCTGCTGGCGCGGTGGCTCGCGTGA
- a CDS encoding lipopolysaccharide kinase InaA family protein, whose protein sequence is MIHDPYLVPPLPASWPYEPGSPLRPLGCRINLELPSLGGGWRVCTPGGVAPVGEAVPLEGAFGRGGIVRVGDMVMRPYRRGGLLRHLNERTYRSHLRFAAEHAVHRGLWEAGFPTVEPLGYAWRPTRFGVEGVLFTRMAEGETWPRRWDLGTARAGELRQAIACLCEWGLWAPDLNATNVMLPEAGGVLLLDWDRARFEPEGADLWPRYRARLERSLRKLGAPAEAFAIIGSEPRP, encoded by the coding sequence ATGATCCACGACCCCTACCTCGTCCCCCCCCTCCCGGCCTCGTGGCCGTATGAGCCCGGCTCGCCGCTCCGACCGCTGGGATGCCGGATCAACCTTGAGCTCCCCAGCCTCGGCGGCGGCTGGCGTGTCTGCACGCCCGGGGGCGTCGCCCCCGTCGGCGAGGCGGTTCCCCTGGAAGGCGCCTTCGGCCGGGGCGGCATCGTCCGCGTGGGCGATATGGTGATGCGTCCCTACCGGCGCGGCGGCCTGCTGCGCCACTTGAACGAACGCACCTACCGCTCCCATCTTCGCTTCGCGGCAGAGCACGCCGTGCACCGCGGCCTCTGGGAGGCGGGGTTCCCGACCGTGGAACCGCTCGGCTACGCGTGGCGGCCCACCCGCTTCGGCGTGGAAGGCGTGCTGTTCACGCGCATGGCGGAGGGCGAGACCTGGCCCCGCCGCTGGGACCTGGGCACCGCCCGCGCCGGAGAACTCCGCCAGGCCATCGCCTGCCTCTGCGAATGGGGCCTGTGGGCTCCCGATCTGAACGCCACCAATGTGATGCTGCCGGAAGCTGGCGGGGTCCTGCTGCTCGACTGGGACCGCGCCCGCTTCGAGCCCGAGGGCGCGGATCTCTGGCCCCGCTACCGCGCGCGGCTCGAGCGCAGCCTCCGCAAGCTGGGGGCGCCCGCCGAGGCCTTTGCGATCATTGGATCTGAACCGCGTCCTTGA
- the flhB gene encoding flagellar biosynthesis protein FlhB, which produces MANDPGRTEKATPRRRQKARDEGSVSRSTDFDGAVLLWGNFFLFMGLGGTTMALMAQQVAHFLRRAQPGALAEAGRVSLLGDVVMILGRLLLPFLAVNLLVALATGFAQRGFSFSTKPLQPKFDRLNPAQGFKRIFSSRAAMDLIKSLAKFTLLTGVAYAVLAPRIPILLDTLKLPLGQSLDLFQSAVFALYRNVMLAMLLLALSDFAWQRFTWEKSIRMTKQEVKDEAKDSEGSPEVKQRQKSIMQATARRHMLAEVPKATVVVTNPTHVAIALRYDEQTAAPICVAKGLDHLALKIRERAREAGVPTLERPELARALYRAVEVDQPIPKDLYQAVAQVLAFVYRLRGAA; this is translated from the coding sequence ATGGCGAACGATCCCGGCCGCACCGAGAAGGCCACCCCACGGCGCCGGCAAAAGGCCCGCGATGAGGGATCCGTCTCTCGAAGCACGGATTTCGATGGGGCGGTGCTTCTCTGGGGGAACTTCTTCCTCTTCATGGGGCTGGGCGGCACCACCATGGCGCTGATGGCCCAGCAGGTGGCCCACTTCCTGCGCCGTGCCCAGCCCGGGGCGCTGGCGGAAGCGGGCCGCGTCTCCCTGCTGGGGGATGTGGTGATGATCCTGGGGCGCCTCCTGCTCCCCTTCCTGGCCGTGAATCTGCTGGTGGCCCTGGCGACCGGGTTTGCCCAGCGGGGCTTCAGCTTCAGCACGAAGCCGCTCCAGCCGAAGTTCGACCGCCTGAACCCGGCCCAGGGCTTCAAGCGGATCTTCTCCTCCCGGGCCGCCATGGACCTCATCAAGAGCCTGGCCAAATTCACCCTGCTGACCGGCGTGGCCTACGCCGTGCTGGCCCCGCGGATCCCGATCCTGCTCGATACCTTGAAGCTGCCCCTGGGCCAGTCGCTGGATCTGTTCCAGAGCGCGGTCTTCGCGCTCTACCGGAATGTGATGCTGGCCATGCTCCTGCTCGCCCTGTCGGACTTCGCCTGGCAGCGGTTCACCTGGGAGAAGAGCATCCGCATGACCAAGCAGGAGGTGAAGGACGAGGCGAAGGACTCCGAGGGCAGCCCCGAGGTCAAGCAGCGGCAGAAGTCCATCATGCAGGCCACGGCGCGCAGGCACATGCTGGCGGAAGTCCCCAAGGCGACGGTGGTGGTGACCAACCCCACCCATGTGGCCATCGCCCTCCGCTACGACGAGCAGACCGCCGCGCCGATCTGCGTGGCCAAGGGCCTGGACCACCTCGCCTTGAAGATCCGCGAACGAGCCCGGGAGGCCGGTGTGCCCACCCTGGAGCGGCCGGAACTGGCGCGGGCGCTCTACCGGGCGGTCGAGGTGGACCAGCCCATCCCCAAGGACCTCTACCAGGCCGTGGCCCAGGTCCTGGCCTTCGTCTACCGCCTGCGGGGGGCGGCATGA
- a CDS encoding nuclear transport factor 2 family protein: MPGRLNCLPWVLAVGASLLAQGPTLEPVLQAELAFARLADEQGIRTAFLACLEPDALVFTPRMTSAREHYGSGPGDPGHLAWYPEAMGLAASGDLAWSLGPWAYAAKKGETPLVHGHFLSLWRQQRDGRWKVEADIGVPHPAAAQPAALFAAGVASGGPSAGRKGQTEDQDPSAALQRLESQLSRAWAVKGGSALLPWLARDARILRRGHPPLRGMAAITGVLQAEGPGTRWEPGRIKVSRAGDLAWTCGETMPDEAGASASYLRIWTLESGTWRVLFDVRVPHPARPN; this comes from the coding sequence GTGCCGGGACGCCTGAACTGTCTCCCCTGGGTGCTGGCGGTCGGGGCTTCGCTCCTGGCGCAGGGGCCTACCCTCGAACCGGTCCTTCAAGCGGAGCTGGCCTTCGCCCGTCTGGCCGACGAGCAGGGGATCCGCACGGCGTTCCTGGCATGCCTGGAGCCGGACGCCCTGGTCTTCACGCCCCGCATGACTTCCGCCCGGGAGCACTACGGATCTGGACCCGGTGACCCGGGCCACCTCGCGTGGTACCCCGAGGCCATGGGTCTCGCCGCCTCCGGCGACCTGGCCTGGAGCCTGGGCCCCTGGGCCTACGCCGCGAAAAAAGGCGAGACGCCCCTGGTTCATGGCCACTTCCTGTCGCTCTGGCGGCAGCAACGCGATGGGCGCTGGAAGGTGGAGGCCGACATCGGTGTGCCCCACCCGGCAGCGGCGCAGCCCGCCGCCCTGTTTGCCGCCGGGGTTGCATCTGGGGGGCCTTCGGCGGGCCGCAAGGGGCAGACCGAGGATCAGGATCCCAGTGCGGCCCTCCAGCGGCTGGAATCACAGCTGTCCAGGGCCTGGGCCGTGAAGGGCGGTTCGGCCCTCCTTCCCTGGCTCGCCCGGGACGCCCGGATCCTGCGGCGGGGGCACCCTCCCCTCCGAGGAATGGCCGCGATCACCGGGGTTCTTCAGGCGGAGGGGCCCGGAACCCGCTGGGAGCCGGGCCGGATCAAGGTCTCCCGAGCCGGGGACCTGGCCTGGACCTGCGGAGAGACCATGCCTGACGAAGCCGGCGCTTCCGCCAGCTATCTCCGCATCTGGACCCTGGAATCGGGCACCTGGAGGGTGCTCTTCGATGTGCGGGTCCCCCATCCGGCCCGTCCGAACTAG
- the fliP gene encoding flagellar type III secretion system pore protein FliP (The bacterial flagellar biogenesis protein FliP forms a type III secretion system (T3SS)-type pore required for flagellar assembly.), translating into MKRILRWLPVAFLLLAGLSLCAQQPAPLPSLTVDFGKTPSGPALSSSLQAVLLLTILTMAPTILMTATSFTRIVVVMHFLRQGLGTQQTPSNQVLISLSLVLTFFIMAPTAREINATVLQPLQRNELTTDQALDRTAAPMKVFMLRHTRKKDLALFLRIAKAQAPKTKADVPMECLLPAFLISELKTAFEIGFMIFLPFLVVDMVVASILLSMGMMMLPPVVISLPFKVLLFVLVDGWYLIVGSLVRGYTG; encoded by the coding sequence GTGAAGCGCATCCTCCGCTGGCTGCCCGTCGCCTTTCTGCTCCTGGCCGGGCTGAGCCTCTGCGCGCAGCAGCCGGCCCCCTTGCCCTCCCTGACGGTGGATTTCGGCAAGACGCCCTCGGGCCCGGCCCTCAGCTCCAGCCTCCAGGCGGTGCTGCTGCTGACCATCCTCACCATGGCGCCGACCATCCTCATGACCGCCACCAGCTTCACCCGCATCGTGGTGGTCATGCATTTCCTCCGCCAGGGCCTCGGCACTCAGCAGACGCCCTCGAATCAGGTGCTCATCAGCCTGTCGCTGGTGCTGACCTTCTTCATCATGGCGCCCACGGCCCGAGAAATTAACGCCACGGTGCTGCAGCCCCTGCAGCGCAACGAGCTGACCACGGATCAGGCCCTGGACCGCACGGCGGCGCCCATGAAGGTGTTCATGCTGCGCCACACCCGCAAGAAGGATCTGGCGCTGTTCCTCCGCATCGCCAAGGCCCAGGCGCCCAAGACCAAGGCCGATGTCCCCATGGAATGCCTGCTGCCGGCCTTCCTCATCAGCGAGCTGAAGACCGCCTTCGAGATCGGCTTCATGATCTTCCTGCCCTTCCTGGTGGTGGACATGGTGGTGGCGAGCATCCTGCTGAGCATGGGCATGATGATGCTGCCGCCCGTGGTGATCTCGCTGCCCTTCAAGGTGCTCCTGTTCGTGCTGGTGGACGGCTGGTACCTCATCGTCGGGTCGCTCGTGAGGGGGTACACCGGATGA
- a CDS encoding flagellar biosynthetic protein FliO has product MLRRIVLSFGLLLGLGLGAQGTDRPAPPPTPAEKELQAPLTLEDGKPTPGQAPESAPSGLRAFGSLVLVLGLAGGSLWALRKYGRGRLPGGGGGKLRVEETLALGDRRFVSILEAEGERFLIGLTPQGISLISRLDPGDRGEPDSFDEALSRQVDLGRPVPVKEMEALLKQGGGGQ; this is encoded by the coding sequence GTGCTGCGTCGGATCGTGCTGTCCTTTGGATTGTTGCTGGGCCTGGGTCTCGGGGCCCAGGGCACAGACCGGCCCGCGCCGCCGCCCACCCCGGCGGAGAAGGAACTGCAGGCTCCCTTGACGCTGGAGGACGGAAAACCGACTCCGGGACAGGCCCCCGAAAGCGCCCCCTCGGGGCTGCGGGCCTTCGGGTCGCTGGTGCTGGTCCTGGGCCTGGCGGGCGGAAGCCTCTGGGCGCTGAGGAAATACGGGCGGGGCCGTCTCCCCGGAGGTGGTGGCGGGAAGCTGCGGGTGGAGGAAACCCTCGCCCTGGGCGACCGCCGCTTCGTGTCCATCCTCGAGGCCGAGGGGGAACGGTTCCTCATCGGGCTGACGCCCCAGGGCATCAGCCTCATCTCCCGCCTCGATCCCGGGGACCGGGGTGAGCCGGACAGTTTCGACGAGGCCCTGTCGCGCCAGGTGGACCTGGGCCGCCCGGTGCCCGTGAAGGAGATGGAGGCCCTCCTGAAGCAGGGCGGAGGTGGCCAGTGA